One Esox lucius isolate fEsoLuc1 chromosome 1, fEsoLuc1.pri, whole genome shotgun sequence genomic region harbors:
- the laynb gene encoding layilin isoform X2 yields the protein MYFLKLLGTVLAVFCHSGSTQSKLNGQRICRRGTERPCYRINYFQDPQGRLSFHDARQACRMDGGELLSIETDNEQRLVERFIQQLQATDGDFWIGLRRSPHHRVTTTGCPSQYYWLDGSKARFRNWHWDEPSCGNEMCVVLYHQPTAPADEGGRFMFQWNDNNCDSSNNFVCKYSEETVPMFTVEWNSLSTVAPIISLRPKLPSVTVNDGKAKIGLSESSVSFSDNAVYLSYILFSTIPILLVLLVATGVFCYKRAAKRRKPQTDIHPKQEQWGTMSTAACDIQGPYAYNDITKLQPADLESMAPESIKKISFCVSSFDTLCDDYENVSNKETVTESGFVTNDIYETCRDHCHHETGWVENEIYG from the exons atgtatttcttgaAACTGCTCGGGACTGTTCTCGCTGTTTTCTGCCATTCAGGATCTACTCAATCTAAACTGAACG GCCAGAGAATCTGCCGGCGTGGCACGGAGCGACCCTGCTACAGGATCAACTACTTCCAGGACCCACAGGGGAGGCTGAGCTTCCATGATGCCAGACAGGCCTGCAGGATGGATGGTGGGGAGCTTCTTAGCATAGAGACGGACAATGAGCAGCGCCTGGTCGAGAGGTTCATCCAACAGTTGCAGGCCACTGATGGGGACTTCTGGATAGGGCTGCGTAGAAGCCCACATCACAGAGTGACCACCACTGGCTGTCCATCCCAGTACTACTGGCTGGACGGCAGCAAGGCCAGATTCAG GAACTGGCACTGGGACGAGCCGTCGTGCGGCAATGAGATGTGTGTGGTCCTGTATCACCAGCCCACCGCCCCAGCCGATGAAGGGGGGCGCTTCATGTTCCAGTGGAACGACAACAACTGCGACTCCAGTAACAATTTCGTCTGCAAGTACTCCGAAG AAACGGTGCCGATGTTCACTGTGGAGTGGAATTCGCTGTCCACAG TTGCCCCAATTATATCTCTGAGGCCAAAACTACCATCAGTTACAGTGAATGACGGGAAAGCAAAAATAGGACTGTCTGAATCGTCAG TTTCTTTTTCAGACAATGCTGTGTatctttcctacattctcttctCCACTATACCTATTCTACTTGTCCTGCTGGTGGCGACAGGGGTCTTCTGCTATAAGCGGGCAGCGAAGAG GAGAAAGCCTCAGACAGACATCCACCCCAAGCAAGAGCAATGGGGTACAATGTCCACAGCGGCTTGTGACATCCAAGGACCCTATGCCTACAATGACATCACCAAACTTCAACCAGCTGATCTGGAGAGCATGGCACCAGAATCAATCAAGAAAATCTCCTTCTGTGTCTCCTCGTTTGACACCCTGTGTGACGATTATGAGAACGTTTCAAACAAAGAGACCGTGACAGAGAGTGGCTTTGTGACCAATGACATCTATGAGACCTGCCGAGACCACTGTCACCACGAGACCGGATGGGTGGAGAATGAGATCTATGGGTAA
- the laynb gene encoding layilin isoform X1 produces MYFLKLLGTVLAVFCHSGSTQSKLNGQRICRRGTERPCYRINYFQDPQGRLSFHDARQACRMDGGELLSIETDNEQRLVERFIQQLQATDGDFWIGLRRSPHHRVTTTGCPSQYYWLDGSKARFRNWHWDEPSCGNEMCVVLYHQPTAPADEGGRFMFQWNDNNCDSSNNFVCKYSEGEQYTGQETVPMFTVEWNSLSTVAPIISLRPKLPSVTVNDGKAKIGLSESSVSFSDNAVYLSYILFSTIPILLVLLVATGVFCYKRAAKRRKPQTDIHPKQEQWGTMSTAACDIQGPYAYNDITKLQPADLESMAPESIKKISFCVSSFDTLCDDYENVSNKETVTESGFVTNDIYETCRDHCHHETGWVENEIYG; encoded by the exons atgtatttcttgaAACTGCTCGGGACTGTTCTCGCTGTTTTCTGCCATTCAGGATCTACTCAATCTAAACTGAACG GCCAGAGAATCTGCCGGCGTGGCACGGAGCGACCCTGCTACAGGATCAACTACTTCCAGGACCCACAGGGGAGGCTGAGCTTCCATGATGCCAGACAGGCCTGCAGGATGGATGGTGGGGAGCTTCTTAGCATAGAGACGGACAATGAGCAGCGCCTGGTCGAGAGGTTCATCCAACAGTTGCAGGCCACTGATGGGGACTTCTGGATAGGGCTGCGTAGAAGCCCACATCACAGAGTGACCACCACTGGCTGTCCATCCCAGTACTACTGGCTGGACGGCAGCAAGGCCAGATTCAG GAACTGGCACTGGGACGAGCCGTCGTGCGGCAATGAGATGTGTGTGGTCCTGTATCACCAGCCCACCGCCCCAGCCGATGAAGGGGGGCGCTTCATGTTCCAGTGGAACGACAACAACTGCGACTCCAGTAACAATTTCGTCTGCAAGTACTCCGAAGGTGAACAGTACACTGGACAAG AAACGGTGCCGATGTTCACTGTGGAGTGGAATTCGCTGTCCACAG TTGCCCCAATTATATCTCTGAGGCCAAAACTACCATCAGTTACAGTGAATGACGGGAAAGCAAAAATAGGACTGTCTGAATCGTCAG TTTCTTTTTCAGACAATGCTGTGTatctttcctacattctcttctCCACTATACCTATTCTACTTGTCCTGCTGGTGGCGACAGGGGTCTTCTGCTATAAGCGGGCAGCGAAGAG GAGAAAGCCTCAGACAGACATCCACCCCAAGCAAGAGCAATGGGGTACAATGTCCACAGCGGCTTGTGACATCCAAGGACCCTATGCCTACAATGACATCACCAAACTTCAACCAGCTGATCTGGAGAGCATGGCACCAGAATCAATCAAGAAAATCTCCTTCTGTGTCTCCTCGTTTGACACCCTGTGTGACGATTATGAGAACGTTTCAAACAAAGAGACCGTGACAGAGAGTGGCTTTGTGACCAATGACATCTATGAGACCTGCCGAGACCACTGTCACCACGAGACCGGATGGGTGGAGAATGAGATCTATGGGTAA